From the genome of Elusimicrobium sp., one region includes:
- a CDS encoding PD-(D/E)XK nuclease family protein: MNSDVRELNYSKIKTYMECPLLYKYKYIDGRREGLVPASSLGVSIHRALEEYHRDCNDPSELLAYYDDCWLGAGYSSSGEQMEWYLKGQKMLEKYAEREYERKTTVDSTEREFIFQEGDWTLRGKIDRIDKHPDGSWEVIDYKTGTDVDLSIPVTDSLQMGIYAVGARRAWNMQKGKASFYFVAYDTVQSAPFEAFDERKILDTFIEIGKKIEAENFEPNLEHCQNCAFKDRCEKSCAAGEEKPLDFTGSSPA; encoded by the coding sequence ATGAATAGCGATGTGCGCGAATTAAACTATTCCAAAATAAAAACCTATATGGAGTGCCCACTTCTATATAAATATAAGTATATAGACGGTCGGCGGGAAGGATTGGTGCCCGCTTCTTCTTTGGGGGTTTCAATTCACCGCGCTTTGGAAGAATACCACCGCGATTGTAATGACCCTTCCGAACTGCTTGCTTATTATGATGATTGTTGGTTGGGGGCGGGCTATTCTTCTTCCGGCGAACAAATGGAGTGGTACTTAAAAGGGCAAAAAATGTTGGAAAAATATGCCGAACGCGAATATGAACGCAAAACCACGGTGGACAGCACCGAACGGGAGTTTATTTTCCAGGAAGGGGATTGGACTTTACGCGGAAAAATAGACCGTATTGATAAACACCCCGACGGTTCTTGGGAAGTTATCGATTATAAAACGGGTACCGATGTGGACTTGTCTATCCCGGTTACGGATTCGTTGCAAATGGGAATTTATGCGGTTGGTGCCCGACGCGCTTGGAATATGCAAAAAGGAAAAGCCAGTTTTTATTTCGTAGCGTATGATACCGTACAATCGGCTCCGTTTGAAGCATTTGACGAACGAAAAATTTTAGACACCTTTATCGAAATAGGCAAGAAAATAGAGGCGGAAAACTTTGAGCCTAATTTGGAGCATTGCCAAAATTGCGCCTTCAAAGACCGTTGCGAAAAATCTTGTGCAGCCGGTGAGGAGAAACCCTTAGACTTTACCGGTTCTTCTCCGGCCTGA
- a CDS encoding undecaprenyl-diphosphate phosphatase, producing MTILDAVLLGLLQALGEFLPISSSAHLVLLPFFRGQEYQGLAFDVMLHAATLLAVLLYFAKDWFVLIKNGLSRPASREGKVLWYLAAATVPAGLAGFLLNDWAEHTFRNPLMIAACLMGFALLLWWADKRGNRNTRGTDIFSIPFSTFLLIGCAQALAIMPGVSRSGITITAALLLGLTRAAGARVSFLLSAPIIAGAAVLEMTHLSWQDFNAPLVCGFVSAFLGALAVIGWLMKYIRNHSFNVFVYYRLALGLAIIAFYFFKN from the coding sequence ATGACTATTTTAGATGCTGTTTTGTTAGGACTTTTACAAGCATTGGGCGAATTTTTACCCATTTCCAGTTCTGCCCATTTGGTACTCCTGCCCTTTTTCCGCGGGCAAGAATATCAGGGCCTTGCTTTTGATGTAATGCTTCATGCGGCCACTTTGCTTGCAGTATTGTTATATTTTGCAAAAGATTGGTTTGTCTTAATCAAAAACGGCCTTTCCCGCCCCGCTTCCCGCGAAGGGAAAGTCCTTTGGTATTTAGCCGCCGCCACCGTACCGGCCGGGCTGGCAGGATTTCTGTTAAACGATTGGGCCGAACATACCTTTAGAAACCCGCTGATGATTGCCGCTTGTTTAATGGGCTTTGCACTTCTGTTGTGGTGGGCCGATAAACGCGGCAACCGAAATACCCGCGGAACAGATATTTTTTCTATTCCGTTTAGCACTTTTCTTCTTATCGGCTGTGCACAGGCGTTGGCCATTATGCCGGGGGTATCACGCAGCGGGATAACCATTACGGCGGCCCTGCTTTTGGGGCTTACGCGCGCAGCGGGGGCGAGAGTTTCCTTTTTGCTTTCCGCGCCCATTATTGCGGGAGCAGCCGTGTTGGAAATGACACACTTATCCTGGCAAGATTTTAATGCTCCGCTGGTTTGCGGCTTTGTCAGTGCTTTTTTGGGAGCGTTGGCCGTTATCGGGTGGTTGATGAAATACATTAGAAACCACAGTTTTAATGTTTTTGTGTACTACCGATTGGCATTGGGCTTAGCAATTATTGCCTTTTATTTTTTCAAAAACTGA